A section of the Candidatus Hydrogenedentota bacterium genome encodes:
- a CDS encoding YraN family protein has protein sequence MAKSASSRASAPTRIMARTPTTRSRKQEPGPMWWRREPKPLGRRGEDAAARFLKKQGYRILERNRFLGKYEIDIIAREGDTIAFVEVRTRKVLDDFPPEDSVGPRKQQHIRSAAQRYIDQADDPTVYYRFDIVSVIMPDQGAPTITLFRDAFGG, from the coding sequence ATGGCGAAATCCGCCTCTTCGCGCGCGAGCGCACCGACGCGGATTATGGCGAGGACTCCTACGACGAGGAGCAGGAAGCAAGAGCCGGGGCCGATGTGGTGGAGGCGTGAGCCCAAGCCCCTCGGCCGGCGGGGGGAAGACGCCGCCGCGCGCTTCCTGAAGAAGCAGGGCTACCGCATCCTGGAGCGCAACCGCTTCCTGGGCAAGTACGAAATCGACATCATCGCCCGCGAGGGCGACACCATTGCTTTCGTGGAGGTTCGAACACGCAAAGTGCTGGACGATTTTCCCCCGGAGGATTCCGTCGGCCCGCGCAAGCAACAGCACATCCGAAGCGCGGCCCAGCGCTACATCGACCAGGCCGACGACCCCACAGTCTACTACCGCTTCGACATCGTCAGCGTGATCATGCCCGACCAGGGCGCACCCACAATCACCCTCTTCCGCGATGCCTTCGGCGGCTGA
- a CDS encoding segregation/condensation protein A has translation MSKAPKKEAGSKPEAADPHDLEKDGPIIIEGIEDEIPDEVLRLELEKFEGPFEVLLYLIKSQEIDIFDIPIVKVTEQYLRFLEMMTYDNLDAAGDFLVMAATLIQIKSKMILPVDVVEEEEEEIEEDDPRLELVEKLLEYRKYRDLSLALARRGEIAEDYFPRSAKPKVEADPDEDDGLLDITLYDLMKAIRAILRYVSAKPFHEVELEGASVDEKIAYIQELLQDRESLSWADLKADNTQKVHLVCCLLAILELCRMRRIRCHQHSTYGEIRLFARERTDADYGEDSYDEEQEARAGADVVEA, from the coding sequence TTGAGCAAAGCACCCAAAAAAGAAGCGGGCAGCAAGCCCGAGGCCGCCGATCCCCATGATCTGGAGAAGGACGGCCCCATCATCATCGAGGGCATCGAGGACGAAATTCCCGATGAAGTCCTGCGCCTGGAGCTGGAAAAGTTCGAGGGGCCCTTCGAGGTGCTCCTGTACCTGATTAAGTCCCAGGAAATCGATATCTTCGACATCCCCATCGTCAAGGTAACGGAGCAGTACCTCCGCTTCCTGGAAATGATGACCTACGACAACCTGGACGCGGCGGGCGATTTCCTGGTGATGGCCGCCACCCTGATCCAGATCAAATCGAAGATGATCCTTCCCGTCGACGTGGTGGAGGAGGAAGAGGAAGAGATCGAGGAGGACGATCCGCGCCTCGAGCTGGTCGAAAAGCTGCTGGAGTACCGGAAGTACCGTGATCTGTCCCTGGCCCTCGCGCGCCGCGGTGAAATCGCCGAAGACTACTTCCCCCGCTCCGCCAAGCCCAAGGTGGAGGCCGATCCCGACGAGGACGACGGTCTGCTGGACATCACCCTCTACGACCTCATGAAAGCCATCCGCGCGATCCTCCGCTACGTGTCCGCCAAGCCCTTCCACGAAGTGGAACTGGAAGGCGCTTCCGTGGATGAAAAAATCGCCTATATCCAGGAGTTGCTCCAGGATCGGGAGAGCCTGTCCTGGGCCGACCTGAAGGCGGACAATACCCAGAAGGTCCATCTCGTGTGCTGCCTCCTGGCCATCCTGGAACTGTGTCGCATGCGCCGCATCCGCTGCCACCAGCACAGTACCTATGGCGAAATCCGCCTCTTCGCGCGCGAGCGCACCGACGCGGATTATGGCGAGGACTCCTACGACGAGGAGCAGGAAGCAAGAGCCGGGGCCGATGTGGTGGAGGCGTGA
- a CDS encoding HigA family addiction module antidote protein encodes MARRIPAEAFPPGEYLQDELDARGLSLAEFAVAIGRDPENLNRLLHGKAQLTADIALQLEETLGLDAHYWLNLESTYRLARSRERRFAQRKGA; translated from the coding sequence GTGGCGAGGCGAATCCCCGCCGAGGCTTTTCCGCCGGGAGAGTATCTCCAAGATGAGCTTGACGCCCGAGGGCTGTCCCTGGCCGAATTCGCCGTCGCGATAGGCCGCGATCCAGAGAACCTGAACCGCCTCCTCCACGGCAAGGCGCAGCTTACCGCGGACATCGCACTTCAACTCGAAGAGACCCTCGGCTTGGACGCACACTACTGGCTGAATCTCGAATCCACCTACCGCCTGGCGAGAAGCCGTGAACGGCGATTCGCTCAGCGCAAGGGCGCTTAG
- a CDS encoding type II toxin-antitoxin system RelE/ParE family toxin encodes MNVEFEDDDLDRLEVDPEFDAGLSPGVVRAFRKCLNMIRNAPDERIFRLSKGLHFEKLKGNREGQHSMRLNSQFRLILRLEGSLEQKVVVVMAIEDYH; translated from the coding sequence ATGAATGTGGAATTCGAGGACGATGACTTGGATCGCCTGGAAGTGGATCCGGAATTCGACGCGGGGCTCTCACCCGGCGTCGTCAGAGCCTTTCGAAAATGCCTGAACATGATTCGAAATGCCCCCGACGAACGGATCTTCCGGTTGAGCAAGGGGTTGCACTTTGAAAAACTTAAGGGCAACCGCGAGGGTCAGCATTCCATGCGACTCAACAGCCAGTTTCGACTGATCCTCCGGCTCGAAGGCTCCCTGGAGCAAAAAGTCGTTGTCGTAATGGCCATCGAGGACTATCACTAA
- the bamD gene encoding outer membrane protein assembly factor BamD: MDLRKRIALMGLLVLSLGSLDAFAQWTWTPQTGRWVNLKRLPKETPQLQLEYARSLLLEGKYDNAWRETRKFTQFYEDSEFRDDNQFLRGEIRVAQGKWLEGAKEFQTLIATYPETDHYDEAIAKQYEIGDLYFERGQRKMDEKWTLWKKRPLKRAVEVYSMVVENQPFTSEAARAQYQIGLCRYTTENYLEAAFDYRRVIEDYAGSDWVDEASYGLAMCYYDMSLPADYDQTPSQLTIDAVESFASRYPDDERLPDLRVKQAEMQERIAQQQLLTAKFYEKRRKFGSAKIYYEVVVDKYPDSEAAQTASAWLEAHQGVEHIGSPAAATVTLQ, translated from the coding sequence ATGGATTTGCGTAAGCGCATTGCCCTCATGGGCTTGTTGGTCCTCAGCCTTGGCAGCCTGGACGCTTTTGCCCAGTGGACCTGGACGCCCCAGACGGGCCGCTGGGTCAACTTGAAGCGCCTGCCGAAGGAAACGCCCCAGCTCCAGTTGGAGTATGCCCGCAGCCTCCTGCTGGAGGGAAAATACGACAACGCCTGGCGCGAGACCCGCAAGTTCACCCAGTTCTACGAGGACAGCGAGTTCCGGGACGACAACCAGTTCCTCCGGGGCGAGATCCGCGTGGCCCAGGGCAAGTGGCTGGAAGGGGCGAAGGAGTTTCAGACGCTGATCGCCACCTATCCGGAAACGGATCACTACGACGAAGCCATCGCCAAGCAATACGAGATCGGCGATTTATATTTCGAGCGCGGCCAGAGGAAAATGGACGAGAAGTGGACCCTGTGGAAGAAGCGCCCGCTGAAGCGCGCGGTGGAGGTCTACTCCATGGTGGTGGAAAACCAGCCCTTCACCTCGGAAGCCGCTCGGGCCCAGTACCAGATTGGCCTGTGCCGCTATACCACGGAAAACTATCTTGAAGCGGCCTTCGACTACCGCCGCGTGATCGAAGACTACGCCGGTTCCGACTGGGTGGACGAGGCGAGCTATGGTCTGGCCATGTGCTACTACGACATGTCCCTGCCGGCGGACTATGACCAGACCCCGAGCCAGCTCACCATCGACGCGGTGGAGAGTTTCGCCAGCCGCTACCCCGACGATGAGCGCCTGCCCGACCTGCGCGTGAAACAGGCGGAGATGCAGGAGCGCATCGCCCAGCAGCAACTGCTGACAGCGAAGTTCTACGAGAAGCGCCGCAAGTTCGGCTCGGCGAAGATCTACTATGAAGTGGTGGTGGACAAGTATCCGGACAGCGAAGCGGCCCAGACGGCCTCCGCCTGGCTGGAGGCCCACCAGGGCGTGGAACACATCGGCAGTCCCGCCGCCGCCACGGTAACGCTTCAATGA
- a CDS encoding LptE family protein yields the protein MSRWITRTAMTLVVGAILAGCGYTTQSSLDPQYQTIAVSPFYDKTREYDLQAPLTNAVTRKFINDSRLDVVAPDQADLLLEGVILNYQLKGLTFDQNDEVTQYLLVITAGVRLTDVQKGEVLWEEKLMAGETSYYTRAAGQSSDRLRGNAEVFLPPVRSFATDEENRAAAEALEQLASDIFYRTVEPWPES from the coding sequence ATGAGCAGGTGGATTACACGTACCGCGATGACCCTGGTGGTTGGCGCGATTCTCGCGGGCTGTGGCTATACCACCCAAAGCTCGCTGGACCCCCAATATCAAACCATCGCCGTGTCGCCCTTTTATGACAAGACGCGGGAGTACGATCTCCAGGCGCCCCTGACCAACGCCGTGACCCGCAAGTTTATCAACGACAGCCGACTCGACGTGGTGGCGCCCGATCAGGCGGATCTGCTGCTGGAGGGCGTGATTCTCAACTACCAGCTCAAGGGTCTTACCTTCGATCAGAACGACGAAGTGACCCAGTACCTTCTCGTAATCACGGCGGGTGTGCGCTTGACCGATGTTCAGAAGGGCGAGGTGCTGTGGGAAGAGAAACTCATGGCCGGCGAGACCAGCTACTACACCCGCGCGGCGGGCCAGTCTTCCGATCGGCTCCGGGGCAATGCGGAGGTCTTCCTTCCGCCCGTCCGCTCTTTCGCCACCGACGAGGAAAACCGGGCCGCCGCCGAAGCGCTGGAGCAGTTGGCATCGGACATTTTCTACCGCACCGTCGAGCCCTGGCCGGAATCCTGA
- the holA gene encoding DNA polymerase III subunit delta produces MHANELLEQIGKKPLPPVLLFAPGAAAFGKEPWEPALAERAVERIIATHVDPGMRDMCLGVYHADESKPGEIVLEAQTLPFLVERRVLIVRNAARYNAMSGEKGSPLLPLIEYIESPSETTLLILIAETVDKRKKLYKACQKGGAIVECPQLDDRALTMWIRAEVQNRGKDIDGGAINELIHRGGSRLGDINNAINLVTTYVGEAPKVTQDDVVAACADVAEETVWALTDAIAASNPDKALSTLFQLEDMGKSPDEIMGLINWLLDSAYRAMPQTQATIKSNFQAQKVMPLANKLGLEKLKRAFALCTETHLAIRSTGTDQMLALELLVIKLSAPRGGAKRPVARA; encoded by the coding sequence ATGCACGCCAACGAACTGCTTGAACAAATCGGGAAGAAGCCTCTGCCGCCCGTGCTCCTGTTTGCGCCGGGCGCCGCGGCCTTTGGCAAGGAGCCCTGGGAACCGGCCCTGGCGGAGCGCGCCGTGGAGCGGATTATCGCCACCCACGTGGATCCGGGCATGCGCGACATGTGCCTGGGCGTGTACCACGCCGACGAAAGCAAGCCGGGCGAGATCGTGCTGGAGGCCCAGACGCTGCCTTTCCTGGTGGAGCGGCGCGTGCTCATCGTGCGCAACGCCGCGCGCTACAACGCCATGTCCGGCGAAAAGGGCTCCCCCCTTCTGCCCTTGATTGAATATATCGAGTCCCCCTCGGAAACCACGCTTCTCATCCTCATCGCGGAAACGGTGGACAAGCGCAAGAAGCTCTACAAGGCCTGCCAGAAGGGCGGGGCCATCGTGGAGTGCCCCCAACTCGATGATCGCGCCCTGACCATGTGGATCCGCGCCGAAGTCCAGAACCGCGGCAAGGATATCGACGGCGGCGCCATCAACGAACTGATCCACCGGGGCGGCAGCCGCCTGGGCGACATCAACAACGCCATCAACCTCGTCACCACTTACGTGGGCGAGGCGCCGAAAGTGACCCAGGACGATGTGGTCGCCGCCTGTGCCGATGTGGCCGAGGAGACGGTCTGGGCGCTGACCGACGCGATCGCGGCGTCGAACCCCGACAAGGCCCTGAGCACGCTGTTTCAACTGGAAGATATGGGCAAGTCGCCCGACGAAATCATGGGCCTGATCAACTGGCTCCTCGACAGCGCCTATCGCGCCATGCCGCAGACACAGGCGACCATCAAGAGTAATTTTCAAGCCCAGAAGGTGATGCCCCTGGCCAATAAGCTCGGGCTTGAAAAGCTCAAGCGGGCATTCGCATTGTGCACCGAAACCCACCTGGCCATCCGCAGCACGGGCACCGATCAGATGCTCGCGCTGGAGCTGCTGGTGATCAAACTCTCCGCACCCCGGGGCGGTGCGAAGCGACCCGTCGCCCGGGCGTAG
- the rfbB gene encoding dTDP-glucose 4,6-dehydratase, with translation MKRIMVTGGAGFIGSAFVRWQLANYPDVHVVNVDKLTYAGNLENVAGVDPARHTFIQGDIADKDAMLKAMEGCDAVVNFAAETHVDRSILGAAEFLRTNVDGVWNLAECAKQLGTARVVFVSTDEVYGSIPEGSFKESDPVTPRNPYSAAKAGGELIGMSYFHTFDVPVIITRGSNTYGPHQYPEKVLPLFTTNAIDRQSLPLYKGGEHNVRDWLYVDDHASGIDCALRNGQPGEIYNVAGGNERENIELTRKILELTDRDESLIQWVPDRPGHDRRYSIDASKLKALGWQPAMPWEDGMATTVKWYQENEGWWRKIKSGEFKEYYARQYAALKGA, from the coding sequence ATGAAACGCATTATGGTCACCGGCGGCGCCGGATTCATCGGCTCCGCTTTTGTCCGCTGGCAGCTCGCGAATTACCCCGATGTCCACGTCGTCAACGTGGACAAGCTCACCTATGCGGGCAATCTGGAGAACGTGGCCGGGGTAGACCCCGCGCGCCACACCTTCATCCAGGGCGACATCGCCGATAAAGACGCGATGCTGAAGGCGATGGAAGGTTGCGACGCGGTGGTGAATTTCGCCGCCGAGACCCACGTGGACCGAAGCATCCTCGGTGCGGCGGAATTCCTCCGCACCAATGTGGATGGCGTGTGGAACCTGGCCGAATGCGCCAAGCAGCTCGGCACCGCCCGGGTCGTCTTCGTCTCCACCGACGAAGTCTATGGCAGCATCCCCGAGGGCTCCTTCAAGGAAAGCGACCCCGTCACCCCGCGCAACCCCTACAGCGCGGCCAAGGCCGGCGGCGAACTCATCGGCATGTCCTACTTCCACACCTTCGACGTGCCCGTCATCATCACCCGCGGCTCCAACACCTACGGTCCCCACCAGTACCCTGAAAAGGTCCTGCCCCTCTTCACCACCAACGCCATCGACCGCCAGTCCCTCCCCCTTTACAAAGGCGGCGAGCACAACGTCCGCGACTGGCTCTACGTCGACGATCACGCGTCCGGCATCGACTGCGCCCTGCGCAACGGTCAGCCCGGCGAAATCTACAATGTCGCCGGTGGCAACGAGCGCGAGAACATCGAGCTCACCCGCAAGATTCTCGAACTCACCGACCGCGACGAATCCCTCATTCAGTGGGTCCCCGATCGCCCCGGCCACGACCGCCGCTACTCCATCGACGCAAGCAAGCTCAAGGCCCTCGGCTGGCAGCCCGCCATGCCCTGGGAAGACGGCATGGCCACGACCGTAAAGTGGTACCAGGAAAACGAAGGCTGGTGGCGCAAGATCAAGTCCGGCGAGTTCAAGGAATACTACGCGCGCCAGTATGCGGCGCTGAAGGGCGCATAA
- the rfbD gene encoding dTDP-4-dehydrorhamnose reductase, which translates to MRTLIFGAKGQLGRDLISVFQRECEVVGHDLPEVDIADEVALQPIVEAFGPDLLVNAAAYTNVDGAEDDVATAFLANETGARNVAELAAYHQIPVVYISTDYVFDGTKGTPYLPSDPMAPLGVYGKTKAAGEHATIVANPRHFILRTAWLYGPGGNNFVEKVLRAAETRPELSVVDDEFGSPTHTLDLAEAVLALAKTQNYGTYHAVNTGACNRLEFARAFLEMAGVTIPVRPCKAADYPSKAARPAYSVLDTADLTAASNYVMRPWREALAHYMERRNHHS; encoded by the coding sequence ATGCGCACACTTATTTTCGGGGCCAAGGGCCAGTTGGGACGCGACCTCATTTCCGTGTTTCAACGGGAATGTGAAGTCGTCGGCCATGATTTGCCCGAGGTGGACATCGCCGACGAAGTGGCGCTCCAGCCCATCGTGGAAGCCTTCGGGCCCGACCTCCTCGTCAATGCCGCCGCCTATACCAATGTGGACGGCGCGGAAGACGACGTGGCCACCGCTTTCCTGGCCAATGAGACGGGTGCGCGCAACGTGGCCGAACTCGCGGCCTACCACCAGATCCCCGTGGTGTATATCAGTACGGACTACGTCTTCGATGGCACCAAGGGAACGCCCTACCTGCCTTCGGATCCCATGGCGCCCCTGGGTGTTTATGGCAAGACCAAGGCCGCCGGAGAGCACGCCACCATCGTGGCCAATCCGCGCCACTTCATCCTGCGCACCGCCTGGCTCTATGGCCCCGGCGGCAACAACTTCGTGGAGAAGGTCCTCCGTGCGGCGGAGACCCGCCCCGAGCTCAGCGTGGTGGACGACGAATTCGGGTCGCCCACCCACACCCTGGATCTGGCGGAGGCCGTCCTCGCCCTGGCGAAGACCCAGAACTACGGTACCTACCACGCCGTGAACACGGGCGCCTGCAACCGCCTGGAATTTGCCCGGGCCTTCCTGGAAATGGCCGGGGTCACCATCCCCGTGCGCCCCTGCAAGGCCGCCGACTACCCCTCGAAGGCCGCACGGCCCGCCTACTCTGTCCTCGATACGGCCGACCTCACCGCGGCCTCCAACTATGTCATGCGCCCCTGGCGCGAAGCCCTGGCCCACTACATGGAACGAAGGAATCACCATTCATGA
- a CDS encoding HAD family hydrolase → MPSRVILFDFDGVIADSLAAYFPVFVESCRDLGFEGPTTLEAFLDVFDTNAIKGLIQAGVPILKLRRLGKTLAPRVSELNRQVLPFPGMPELVNRLTARFPVYVVTSNVTSATEEFLARHGIAGLSGVVGSDQEASKVKKIRRIHRAHRGATPWYIGDTRGDMIEGHAAHAVTVAVTWGWHDRARLESGKPDHIVESVDALARLLHGEDTAF, encoded by the coding sequence ATGCCCTCACGCGTAATACTCTTTGATTTCGACGGCGTCATCGCCGATTCCCTCGCGGCGTACTTTCCCGTGTTCGTGGAGAGCTGTCGCGATCTGGGCTTTGAAGGTCCGACCACGCTGGAGGCCTTTCTGGATGTCTTCGATACCAACGCCATCAAAGGCCTGATCCAGGCCGGCGTGCCCATCCTCAAGCTCCGGCGCCTCGGCAAGACCCTGGCGCCCCGAGTCTCCGAGTTGAATCGCCAGGTGCTCCCTTTTCCCGGCATGCCCGAACTGGTCAACCGCCTCACCGCCCGATTCCCGGTCTACGTGGTCACATCCAATGTCACCTCGGCCACGGAGGAATTCCTGGCGCGCCACGGCATCGCCGGACTGAGCGGCGTGGTCGGTTCAGACCAGGAGGCCAGCAAGGTGAAAAAGATCCGGCGGATCCACCGGGCCCACCGAGGCGCGACGCCCTGGTACATCGGCGATACTCGGGGCGACATGATCGAGGGGCACGCGGCCCATGCGGTGACCGTGGCTGTCACCTGGGGCTGGCATGATCGGGCGCGGCTGGAATCGGGAAAGCCCGACCACATCGTGGAATCCGTGGACGCGCTGGCCCGGCTCCTCCACGGGGAAGACACTGCTTTTTAG
- a CDS encoding cyclic nucleotide-binding domain-containing protein has translation MGTQEQYQMYAKKIRIFNGLQPSEVEFILKSGTIVHFREGQTVFHEGMLGSNLFIVLSGKVSIYNKKRQIAICDVGDAFGEMAVLNRKPRSATAAAKSDVKLFTLDERQINQILDKGVAAKLLLNVIHVLSERLEQANATVAKLRDATSKFE, from the coding sequence ATGGGAACCCAGGAACAGTATCAGATGTATGCCAAGAAGATCCGTATATTCAACGGACTTCAGCCCAGCGAGGTCGAGTTCATCCTCAAGAGCGGCACCATCGTCCACTTTCGCGAAGGCCAGACCGTCTTCCACGAGGGGATGCTCGGCAGCAACCTCTTTATCGTCCTGAGCGGGAAAGTATCCATCTACAATAAGAAGCGCCAGATCGCCATCTGCGACGTGGGCGACGCCTTCGGCGAGATGGCCGTGCTCAACCGCAAGCCCCGCTCGGCCACGGCGGCCGCCAAGAGCGACGTGAAACTCTTCACACTGGACGAGCGCCAGATTAACCAAATCCTGGACAAGGGCGTGGCGGCGAAGCTGCTGCTCAACGTGATTCACGTGCTCAGCGAGCGCCTGGAGCAGGCCAACGCGACGGTTGCGAAATTGCGCGACGCCACGAGCAAGTTCGAGTAG
- a CDS encoding TIM barrel protein produces the protein MSSSSLTRRSALGALAAAPTGLLLGASAVAEDAPQPLKGNLKHSVCKWCYKDMTLDELAVQAKAMGILGIDLLGAEDWPTIQKHGLTCPMAAGPGSIKEGWNNPALHDDLVKKSEEMLPAIAAAGLPNMIVFSGNRNGLPDAEGIKNCAAGLKRITPLAEQLGVTICMELLNSKVNHKDYQCDKTAWGVALVNEVGSERFKLLYDIYHMQIMEGDIIATIQSNIQHIGHFHTGGVPGRAEIDESQELNYTRICQAIVETGYRGFIAQEFIPKNDPVTSLRHAVQICDA, from the coding sequence ATGTCCTCTTCTTCCCTTACCCGCCGATCCGCCCTTGGCGCCCTGGCCGCCGCGCCCACGGGCTTGCTCCTGGGCGCGTCCGCCGTTGCGGAAGACGCGCCTCAGCCCCTGAAGGGCAACCTGAAGCATTCGGTGTGCAAGTGGTGCTACAAGGACATGACGCTGGACGAGCTTGCGGTCCAGGCGAAGGCGATGGGCATTCTGGGCATCGATCTGCTGGGCGCGGAGGATTGGCCCACCATTCAGAAGCACGGTCTCACGTGCCCCATGGCGGCGGGTCCGGGCAGCATCAAGGAGGGGTGGAACAACCCGGCCCTGCACGATGATCTGGTGAAGAAATCGGAGGAGATGCTGCCGGCCATCGCGGCGGCGGGTCTGCCCAACATGATCGTGTTTTCCGGCAACCGAAACGGCCTTCCGGACGCGGAGGGCATCAAGAACTGCGCGGCGGGCCTCAAGCGCATCACGCCGCTGGCGGAGCAACTCGGTGTGACCATTTGCATGGAGCTGCTCAACAGCAAGGTGAACCACAAGGACTACCAGTGCGACAAGACGGCCTGGGGTGTGGCCCTGGTGAATGAGGTGGGTTCGGAGCGCTTCAAGCTGCTCTACGACATCTACCACATGCAAATCATGGAGGGGGACATCATCGCCACGATCCAGAGCAACATCCAGCATATCGGCCACTTCCACACGGGCGGCGTGCCCGGTCGTGCGGAGATTGATGAATCGCAGGAACTGAACTATACCCGGATCTGCCAGGCCATCGTGGAAACGGGCTACAGGGGCTTCATTGCCCAGGAGTTCATCCCGAAGAACGACCCCGTGACCTCCCTGCGCCATGCCGTCCAGATTTGCGACGCGTAG
- a CDS encoding restriction endonuclease: protein MPRLSRKNNESLFEEILTLVTVLPWWGGPLVAALVYVFLAMIVPAIFMANATDSPVTSLPFGVFSKVSVSVAPLAAGIILLVGAASPLKRWATGRALDTQTGAESLRELTWLEFERLLAEAFRREGYRVEPGGGSAPDGGVDLRLFREGRLILVQCKHWKVWKVGVKIVRELRGVMSSEGADGGIVVTSGKFSGDAVDFARASGIRLVDGEELLLMIRAVQRRPQATMATASASPVAPVVTPVAAPDTLTPACPKCGGVMVIRTARQGANAGGRFWGCSGYPRCRGIVNVVAQVGTDVR, encoded by the coding sequence ATGCCAAGACTCAGTCGAAAAAACAACGAATCCCTTTTCGAAGAAATTCTCACCCTCGTCACCGTCCTTCCGTGGTGGGGCGGACCGCTTGTCGCCGCGTTGGTATACGTCTTCCTGGCCATGATCGTACCGGCGATCTTTATGGCAAATGCGACTGATTCCCCGGTAACTTCGCTCCCCTTTGGTGTTTTCTCCAAGGTCTCGGTCAGTGTTGCGCCGTTGGCCGCGGGGATAATCCTGCTCGTGGGTGCGGCCTCCCCGCTGAAGCGCTGGGCTACCGGCCGCGCCCTCGACACCCAGACCGGCGCGGAGAGTTTGCGGGAGTTGACTTGGCTGGAGTTTGAGCGCTTGCTGGCGGAAGCCTTTCGTCGGGAGGGTTATAGGGTGGAACCGGGCGGGGGTAGTGCGCCGGATGGCGGCGTGGATCTTCGCTTGTTTCGGGAGGGCCGGTTGATTCTGGTCCAGTGCAAGCATTGGAAGGTGTGGAAGGTGGGCGTGAAGATTGTGCGGGAGCTTCGGGGTGTGATGTCGAGCGAGGGCGCGGATGGCGGCATCGTGGTGACGTCGGGCAAGTTCAGCGGGGATGCGGTGGATTTCGCGCGGGCGAGCGGCATCCGGCTGGTGGACGGCGAGGAGCTACTGCTGATGATTCGCGCGGTGCAGCGCAGGCCCCAAGCGACGATGGCGACGGCATCAGCAAGTCCGGTAGCCCCGGTGGTTACGCCGGTGGCTGCGCCCGACACGCTTACGCCCGCGTGCCCGAAGTGTGGCGGGGTGATGGTCATCCGCACGGCGCGCCAGGGGGCGAATGCGGGCGGCCGGTTCTGGGGTTGTTCGGGCTATCCGCGTTGCCGGGGTATTGTGAATGTGGTGGCGCAGGTGGGAACGGACGTGAGGTAG